One genomic window of Solanum stenotomum isolate F172 chromosome 9, ASM1918654v1, whole genome shotgun sequence includes the following:
- the LOC125877018 gene encoding kinesin-like protein NACK2 — MVIGVPGTPLSKTGRTPSRFPGSRRTIPSSTPGGPKLREEKILVTIRVRPLSPKEQAAYDLIAWDFPDEQTIVSKNLNHERHTGPYSFDNVFDPTCSTSKVYEQGARDVALSALNGINATIFAYGQTSSGKTFTMRGITESAVNDIYEHIKFTTERDFVLKFSALEIYNETVVDLLNRESGSLRLLDDPEKGIIVEKLVEEIVKDSQHLRTLIGACEAQRQVGETALNDKSSRSHQIIKLTIESSIRENSGRVKSFLATLNLVDLAGSERALQTSADGTRLKEGSHINRSLLTLTTVIRKLSGGKRGGHIPYRDSKLTRILQPSLGGNSRTAIVCTMSPALSHVEQSRNTLCFATSAKEVITTAQVNMVVAEKQLLKHLQKEVSRLEAELRSPDPSASPCFRSLLMEKERKIQQMEEEMNELKRQRDLAQSQLELERRSKKELKASDHHGPSRQVVKCLSFTTENEVVSGSLSTPLGRKKLLDRQAAIRRSTNSTNPSMLVHEIRKLEMRQRQLGDEANHALQLLHKEFASHRIGSQGATDTIAKLFAEIKELHKISSVPEQIEIKDKASLKEEIARLRSQENNIASLEQKLENVQRSIDELVMHLPSCQESVDLRTPKKKKVLPFNLSNTSNMPNIIRSPCSPMSPSSCNIVDSEIENRAPECNNVGSAGDSLCSQKSTPIRRMDSNCISSREGTPGSRQSNSVNMKKMQKMFKKAAEENIRSIKAYVTELKERVAKLQYQKQLLVCQVLELEANEAASDEADINDQSPLSWHLVFEDQRQQIIMLWHLCHVSLVHRTQFYMLFKGDPSDQIYMEVELRRLTWLDQHLAGLGNASPALLGDDPAGYVSSSIKALKQEREYLAKRVSSKLNAEEREMLYMKWDIPPEGKQRRRLQLVNKLWSDPLNMQNVRESAEVVAKLVGFCETGEHASKEMFQLNFVSPSDKKTWLGWNLISNLLHL, encoded by the exons ATGGTGATAGGCGTACCAGGAACACCATTGTCGAAGACTGGAAGGACACCTTCTCGTTTTCCAGGTAGTAGAAGGACTATTCCGTCGTCTACTCCAGGAGGTCCAAAGCTTCGCGAAGAGAAAATTCTTGTAACGATTCGTGTGAGGCCTCTTAGCCCGAAAGAACAAGCAGCCTACGATCTCATTGCTTGGGATTTCCCTGATGAACAAACTATTGTTTCGAAGAACTTAAATCATGAAAGACACACTGGTCCTTATTCATTTG ATAATGTCTTTGACCCGACTTGCTCGACTAGCAAGGTTTATGAACAAGGGGCTAGAGATGTTGCTCTCTCTGCTCTAAATGGGATAAATG CAACCATATTTGCATATGGACAGACAAGTAGTGGGAAGACATTCACAATGAGGGGAATAACCGAGAGTGCTGTTAATGACATTTATGAGCACATCAAATTT ACTACTGAGAGGGACTTTGTGCTGAAATTTTCTGCTTTAGAAATATATAATGAGACAGTAGTAGACCTCTTGAATCGCGAGTCTGGCTCGCTTCGCCTATTGGATGATCCAGAG AAAGGTATTATTGTAGAGAAACTAGTGGAAGAGATTGTAAAGGATAGCCAACATCTGAGAACCTTAATTGGTGCCTGTGAAG CCCAGAGACAAGTGGGTGAAACTGCTCTAAATGATAAAAGCTCAAGGTCTCATCAGATAATTAAGCTG ACCATTGAGAGCAGCATCCGGGAAAACTCAGGGCGTGTGAAATCCTTCTTGGCAACTCTG AACCTTGTGGATCTTGCTGGAAGTGAGCGTGCCTTGCAAACAAGTGCAGATGGTACAAGGTTAAAGGAAGGAAGCCATATTAACCGGAGCTTGCTGACACTGACCACAGTGATCAGAAAACTAAG TGGTGGAAAGAGGGGTGGTCATATTCCCTACAGAGATTCAAAATTGACGAGGATATTACAGCCTTCACTAGGCGGAAACTCAAGAACAGCAATTGTTTGCACTATGAGTCCTGCTTTAAGTCATGTGGAACAATCACGCAACACTCTGTGTTTTGCAACAAGTGCCAAAGAAGTCATTACCACTGCGCAAGTAAACATG GTTGTTGCTGAGAAGCAATTGCTGAAGCATTTACAAAAGGAAGTTTCCAGACTTGAAGCAGAGCTCCGAAGTCCTGACCCTTCTGCCTCCCCATGTTTCAGATCTCTTCTAATGGAGAAAGAGCGGAAAATCCAACAG ATGGAGGAGGAGATGAATGAGCTGAAACGTCAACGTGACCTAGCACAATCCCAGCTCGAACTAGAAAGAAGATCAAAGAAAGAGCTCAAG GCTTCAGATCACCATGGACCTTCTCGTCAAGTAGTCAAATGTCTTTCATTTACAACTGAAAATGAAGTAGTTTCTGGATCTCTTTCTACACCTCTGGGAAGAAAAAAGTTACTTGACAGGCAGGCTGCAATTAggaggtctaccaattcaaccAATCCATCTATGCTGGTGCACGAGATCCGAAAGCTTGAGATGAGACAGAGGCAACTTGGTGATGAAGCAAACCATGCACTTCAGTTGCTTCACAAAGAGTTTGCATCTCACAGAATTGGCAGCCAAGGGGCCACAGATACCATTGCAAAGTTGTTTGCAGAAATTAAAGAACTGCACAAAATAAGTTCTGTTCCTGAACAAATTGAGATAAAAGATAAAGCCAGCTTGAAAGAAGAGATTGCACGGCTGAGATCGCAGGAAAACAACATTGCATCTTTAGAACAGAAACTTGAAAATGTTCAGAGATCTATAGACGAATTAGTCATGCATCTTCCAAGTTGTCAGGAATCTGTTGATTTGAGGactccaaaaaagaaaaaggtgcTTCCTTTTAACTTGAGTAACACCAGTAACATGCCAAATATAATTCGATCACCATGTTCTCCTATGTCTCCTTCATCCTGCAACATCGTGGATAGCGAGATTGAGAACAGAGCACCAGAATGCAATAATGTTGGATCTGCTGGTGATTCATTGTGTAGCCAAAAGAGCACTCCAATTAGAAGAATGGACAGTAACTGTATCTCATCGAGGGAGGGTACTCCTGGATCAAGGCAGTCAAACTCTGTTAACATGAAGAAGATGCaaaagatgtttaaaaaagCAGCTGAAGAGAACATTCGGAGTATTAAAGCTTATGTTACTGAGCTGAAAGAAAGGGTAGCTAAGTTACAGTACCAGAAGCAGCTGCTTGTTTGCCAG GTGCTGGAGTTGGAGGCAAATGAAGCTGCAAGTGATGAAGCTGATATAAACGATCAATCTCCGTTGTCATGGCACTTGGTGTTTGAGGACCAAAGGCAGCAAATTATAATGTTGTGGCATTTGTGTCACGTGTCTTTAGTGCACCGTACTCAATTTTACATGTTATTTAAAGGGGATCCATCAGATCAGATATACATGGAAGTTGAGCTTAGGAGGCTGACATGGTTAGATCAACACTTAGCAGGGCTTGGTAACGCGAGTCCTGCTCTTTTGGGTGATGACCCTGCTGGCTATGTCTCATCAAG TATTAAGGCTCTGAAGCAGGAGAGGGAATATCTAGCGAAAAGGGTGAGCTCCAAGCTAAATGCAGAAGAAAGGGAAATGCTGTACATGAAATGGGACATTCCACCAGAAGGAAAACAGAGGAGACGGCTACAGCTTGTGAATAAACTCTGGTCAGATCCTCTTAACATGCAAAATGTACGCGAAAGTGCTGAAGTAGTCGCGAAGCTTGTTGGATTCTGCGAAACAGGAGAACATGCTTCAAAGGAGATGTTTCAGCTCAATTTTGTTTCTCCATCTGACAAAAAAACATGGCTAGGTTGGAATCTGATATCAAACTTATTACACTTGTAG
- the LOC125877029 gene encoding TORTIFOLIA1-like protein 2, which yields MKTHVNMVKGRGPSRGNGQQVVFELKQRVVLALNKLADRDTYQIGVEELEKIIECLTPDGVTPFLSCILDTDSEQKSSVRKESIRLMGTLANFHDSIVVPHLGKMVASIVKRLKDSDTVVRDACVDTVGILASKMSSVARDNENDGVFVVLVRPIFEALGEQNKHVQTGSALCLARVIDSIQNPPAVILQKMLGKTVKLLKNPHFMAKPAVIELNRSIIQAGGASTHSALSTAMTSIQEGLKNSDWATRKAACAALGDIASVGGAFFSAFKSSSIRTLESCRFDKVKPVRDSALQALHMWKRLPCHGTSEPSEAGSSIKENLYKDDYGDITSASESTLKDVTPKKFGCDSVKNKLPLSLRKAGHNHVEKPQHSGADEWHVEIAVPKTRKIFMPEVRDEESEGSSVTKAFEKRAGTRSSHDVEYEYVHIDDKQECSSGSNLFPDNFQRKEVVGSHDVIDEASLGTPLGTSRRSAVEEICIEEQRYFSGMQDRRSLDSTVTDLSSQKLHGCCSQVAKEMLSVRKQLLDIENKQSNLLDLLKEFTSNIVENLSMMQIKVSSLEGMVDRMSKELSHGGKFPDPATTKFMKRSSAVASPRLSTYTPRPSVDIPHRKSPLLPTKEVEVRGDRTLVKSRSSSFRNQNLDMWIDPAAKQGGYSVGKGIHQNSGQGTHGGQLRRNKDVIGRTATTNDKQNHLDAKNNLWRVVKGHLLGADVDSAYMEALYSGDELLLFELVDTTGPVLENLSQKTANDLLATLASYFFEQTYVNNIIPWLQQVVELSSVHGPDYIVLPTNAKREFLSAFQEMIKGGYSTPAERKSLMQLAMTLNQIWGKNAP from the exons ATGAAGACACATGTTAATATGGTGAAAGGAAGAGGTCCCAGCCGGGGGAACGGACAACAGGTTGTTTTTGAACTTAAACAACGTGTGGTTCTTGCACTGAACAAGCTTGCAGATAGGGATACTTACCAAATTGGAGTTGAAGAGCTAGAGAAAATAATTGAATGCTTAACCCCAGATGGAGTCACTCCATTTCTGTCTTGTATATTAGATACTGACTCTGAGCAGAAAAGTTCTGTTCGTAAGGAATCTATCCGGCTGATGGGCACGCTGGCCAATTTCCATGATAGTATTGTTGTTCCACATCTTGGGAAGATGGTAGCCAGCATTGTTAAGCGTCTCAAGGACTCAGATACTGTTGTAAGAGATGCGTGTGTGGATACTGTTGGCATTTTGGCTTCTAAAATGAGCAGTGTTGCACGTGACAATGAAAATGATGGAGTTTTTGTGGTGCTAGTGAGACCTATTTTTGAAGCTTTGGGAGAGCAAAATAAGCATGTGCAAACTGGTTCGGCGCTGTGCTTGGCTCGGGTCATAGACAGTATTCAGAACCCTCCAGCTGTTATTTTGCAGAAGATGCTGGGTAAAACTGTCAAGTTGCTTAAGAATCCACACTTCATGGCAAAGCCAGCTGTTATTGAATTGAATAGAAGCATAATTCAG GCTGGTGGTGCTAGTACACATAGTGCTTTATCAACTGCAATGACTAGCATTCAAGAAGGACTAAAGAACAGTGATTGGGCAACAAGAAAAGCTGCATGCGCAGCATTAGGGGACATTGCTTCAGTTGGTGGAGCATTCTTCAGTGCTTTCAAATCTTCCAGCATCCGGACCCTTGAATCCTGTCGATTTGATAAG GTGAAACCAGTCAGGGACTCGGCATTGCAAGCTTTACACATGTGGAAAAGGCTTCCTTGCCATGGTACATCCGAACCTTCTGAAGCAGGCTCTTCTATAAAAG AAAATCTGTATAAAGATGACTATGGTGATATAACAAGTGCCAGTGAGTCAACACTGAAGGATGTCACACCTAAGAAATTTGGTTGTGACTCTGTTAAAAACAAGCTTCCCCTTTCTTTGAGAAAAGCAGGCCATAACCATGTTGAAAAGCCTCAGCATTCCGGTGCTGATGAGTGGCATGTAGAAATAGCAGTTCCAAAAACCCGTAAGATCTTTATGCCAGAAGTTAGGGATGAAGAATCAGAGGGTAGTTCTGTTACGAAGGCATTTGAAAAACGTGCTGGGACTAGAAGTTCTCATGATGTTGAATATGAATATGTGCACATAGATGACAAACAGGAATGCTCTTCTGGGTCAAATCTGTTTCCTGATAACTTTCAACGCAAAGAAGTTGTGGGTTCTCATGACGTAATTGATGAGGCCAGTTTGGGTACACCATTGGGAACAAGTCGGCGTTCTGCAGTTGAAGAAATCTGTATTGAAGAACAACGGTATTTTTCTGGAATGCAGGACCGAAGAAGCTTAGATTCAACTGTTACTGATTTGAGTTCTCAAAAATTGCATGGCTGTTGTTCTCAAGTAGCCAAGGAAATGTTATCTGTCAGAAAGCAACTGTTAGACATTGAAAATAAGCAATCCAATTTACTGGATTTATTAAAG GAGTTCACATCCAACATTGTGGAAAACCTATCAATGATGCAAATAAAGGTATCTAGTCTTGAAGGCATGGTTGATAGAATGTCCAAGGAACTTTCTCATGGGGGGAAATTTCCTGATCCAGCGAcaacaaaatttatgaaaagaagtTCTGCTGTTGCTTCGCCAAGACTCTCCACATACACCCCAAGGCCATCTGTTGATATACCTCATAGGAAGTCTCCATTACTACCCACCAAAGAAGTGGAGGTTCGGGGGGATAGGACACTTGTGAAGAGCAGATCTAGCAGTTTTAGAAATCAAAATCTAGACATGTGGATCGATCCTGCTGCAAAACAAGGTGGATATTCTGTTGGAAAGGGCATTCACCAAAATAGTGGACAGGGAACACATGGAGGACAATTGAGGAGAAATAAAGATGTTATTGGCAGAACTGCTACAACTAATGACAAACAAAATCACTTGGACGCCAAGAATAACCTCTGGAGAGTTGTCAAAGGACATCTGTTGGGTGCGGATGTAGACTCTGCTTATATGGAAGCCCTTTATTCTGGTGATGAACTTCTTTTGTTTGAACTTGTTGATACAACAGGGCCAGTTCTGGAGAATTTATCCCAAAAGACCGCAAATGATCTTTTGGCAACTTTGGCATCATACTTCTTTGAGCAAACATATGTGAATAACATAATTCCCTGGCTGCAACAG GTGGTGGAATTGAGTTCTGTCCATGGACCAGATTATATTGTCCTCCCTACAAATGCAAAGCGGGAATTTCTTTCTGCATTTCAGGAAATGATAAAGGGTGGATATTCTACCCCAGCAGAGAGAAAATCTTTGATGCAGTTGGCAATGACGTTAAACCAGATTTGGG GAAAAAATGCACCATAG
- the LOC125876632 gene encoding eukaryotic translation initiation factor 3 subunit K, translating to MVQEAINGGAEKSQLAITVEQLIAVNPYNPDILPDLENYVNEQVSSQTYNLDANLCLLRLYQFEPERMSTPIVARILVKALMAMPAPDYSLCLFLIPERVQIEEQFKTLNVLSHFLETARFRQFWDEAAKSHHIVEAVSGFEQAIRAYAVHVLSITYQKVPRTILAEAINIEGVSLDKFLEHQASNNGWVIEKGQGKGQLITLPPTEFNHPELKKNTADSVPLEHITRIFPILG from the exons ATGGTTCAAGAGGCGATTAATGGTGGTGCTGAGAAGTCACAGTTGGCTATCACTGTAGAGCAGCTCATTGCCGTTAACCCTTACAACCCAGATATCCTCCCTGATCTGGAAAACTATGTTAACGAACAG GTTTCGTCTCAAACATACAATCTGGATGCAAACCTTTGCTTGCTCCGTCTTTATCAG TTTGAGCCGGAGAGAATGAGTACACCAATTGTTGCTCGTATTTTGGTTAAG GCCCTAATGGCAATGCCAGCTCCAGATTACAGCCTGTGTCTCTTCCTAATCCCGGAACGAGTG CAAATTGAAGAGCAATTCAAGACACTAAATGTTCTCTCACACTTCTTAGAG ACTGCAAGGTTCCGCCAATTTTGGGATGAAGCTGCAAAGAGCCACCACATTGTGGAAGCTGTTTCTG GTTTTGAACAAGCTATTCGAGCATATGCTGTTCATGTCCTTTCAATAACCTACCAGAAGGTTCCAAGGACGATCCTTGCAGAG GCTATCAACATTGAGGGTGTTTCATTGGATAAGTTCCTTGAGCACCAGGCATCGAACAATGGTTGGGTTATTGAAAAAGGTCAGGGTAAGGGCCAACTCATCACCCTTCCTCCCACTGAATTCAACCATCCAGAGCTTAAGAAAAATACTGCTGATAGTGTTCCACTGGAGCACATCACGCGTATCTTCCCCATTCTTGGCTGA